A DNA window from Caretta caretta isolate rCarCar2 chromosome 7, rCarCar1.hap1, whole genome shotgun sequence contains the following coding sequences:
- the SLC25A28 gene encoding mitoferrin-2 isoform X2 yields the protein MKSAAGCVATLLHDAAMNPVEVVKQRMQMYNSPYQRVTDCVQAVWRNEGAGAFYRSYTTQLTMNIPFQAIHFMTYEFLQEQLNPQRQYNPGSHVVSGACAGAVAAAATTPLDVCKTLLNTQESLALNSNISGHITGMANAFRTVYRVGGVTAYFRGVQARVIYQMPSTAIAWSVYEFFKYILTKRQEERRAGK from the exons ATGAAAA GTGCAGCGGGGTGTGTAGCAACATTGCTCCATGATGCAGCTATGAACCCTGTGGAAG TGGTCAAGCAGAGGATGCAGATGTACAACTCACCGTACCAGCGGGTGACGGACTGTGTGCAGGCCGTATGGCGCAACGAAGGGGCTGGGGCCTTCTACCGCAGCTACACCACCCAGCTCACCATGAACATCCCCTTCCAAGCCATCCACTTCATGACTTACGAGTTTCTGCAGGAGCAGCTCAACCCCCAAAGACAGTATAACCCTGGCTCCCATGTGGTCTCAGGGGCCTGCGCGGGTGCTGTGGCCGCCGCTGCTACCACGCCATTGGACGTTTGCAAAACACTGCTCAACACCCAGGAGTCCCTGGCCTTGAACTCCAACATCAGTGGACATATCACAGGCATGGCCAATGCCTTCAGGACGGTGTACCGAGTGGGCGGTGTGACCGCCTACTTCCGTGGGGTCCAGGCCCGGGTCATTTACCAGATGCCCTCCACAGCCATTGCTTGGTCCGTGTATGAGTTTTTCAAATACATCCTCACCAAGCGCCAGGAGGAGCGCCGGGCTGGGAAGTGA
- the SLC25A28 gene encoding mitoferrin-2 isoform X1, whose product MELGAGAGAGAGPGGGPRPGRILLLLLGGGHGWARRGGAEAAPGPGGSEAARRPEPASDPDYEALPQGAAVSTHMLAGAVAGVLEHCVMYPVDCVKTRMQSLQPEPAARYRNVLEALWRIVQTEGFWRPMRGMNITATGAGPAHALYFACYEKLKKTLSDVIHAGGNSHVANGAAGCVATLLHDAAMNPVEVVKQRMQMYNSPYQRVTDCVQAVWRNEGAGAFYRSYTTQLTMNIPFQAIHFMTYEFLQEQLNPQRQYNPGSHVVSGACAGAVAAAATTPLDVCKTLLNTQESLALNSNISGHITGMANAFRTVYRVGGVTAYFRGVQARVIYQMPSTAIAWSVYEFFKYILTKRQEERRAGK is encoded by the exons ATGGAGCTGGGGGCGGGCGCGGGGGCGGGCGCGGGCCCCGGGGGCGGGCCGCGGCCGGGCcgcatcctgctgctgctgctgggcgggGGCCACGGCTGggcccggcggggcggggcggaggcCGCGCCCGGGCCCGGGGGCTCCGAGGCGGCGCGGAGGCCGGAGCCCGCCTCCGACCCGGACTACGAGGCGCTGCCGCAGGGCGCCGCCGTCTCCACCCACATGCTGGCCGGGGCCGTGGCGGGGGTGCTGGAGCACTGCGTGATGTACCCCGTGGACTGCGTCAAG ACGCGGATGCAGAGTTTGCAGCCGGAGCCTGCCGCCCGCTATCGGAACGTGCTCGAGGCCCTGTGGCGGATCGTCCAGACAGAGGGTTTCTGGAGGCCAATGCGGGGCATGAACATCACGGCCACTGGGGCCGGCCCTGCCCACGCCTTGTATTTTGCCTGCTATGAAAAGTTAAAAAAGACATTGAGTGATGTTATCCATGCTGGGGGCAATAGCCATGTGGCCAATG GTGCAGCGGGGTGTGTAGCAACATTGCTCCATGATGCAGCTATGAACCCTGTGGAAG TGGTCAAGCAGAGGATGCAGATGTACAACTCACCGTACCAGCGGGTGACGGACTGTGTGCAGGCCGTATGGCGCAACGAAGGGGCTGGGGCCTTCTACCGCAGCTACACCACCCAGCTCACCATGAACATCCCCTTCCAAGCCATCCACTTCATGACTTACGAGTTTCTGCAGGAGCAGCTCAACCCCCAAAGACAGTATAACCCTGGCTCCCATGTGGTCTCAGGGGCCTGCGCGGGTGCTGTGGCCGCCGCTGCTACCACGCCATTGGACGTTTGCAAAACACTGCTCAACACCCAGGAGTCCCTGGCCTTGAACTCCAACATCAGTGGACATATCACAGGCATGGCCAATGCCTTCAGGACGGTGTACCGAGTGGGCGGTGTGACCGCCTACTTCCGTGGGGTCCAGGCCCGGGTCATTTACCAGATGCCCTCCACAGCCATTGCTTGGTCCGTGTATGAGTTTTTCAAATACATCCTCACCAAGCGCCAGGAGGAGCGCCGGGCTGGGAAGTGA
- the ENTPD7 gene encoding ectonucleoside triphosphate diphosphohydrolase 7, whose amino-acid sequence MARISISCLCPASWHFTVPLVSLCPRQRLALLGLFLGVCLLLLMAATDLRNWGSSPPPDKQFERYLARVGDLEATDTEDSTLNYGIVVDCGSSGSRVFVYFWPPHNGNPHDLLDVKQMRDRSSQPVVKKIKPGISVLATTPDQASHYMRPLLSFAAAHVPVTKHKETPLYILCTAGMRLLSERQQAAILEDLVRNVPLEFDFLFSESQAEVISGKQEGVYAWIGINFVLGRFDHEEEEDAMITVALGGQAESLVRKRTVGILDMGGASLQIAYEVPSIETFSSPQQEEAAKSLLAEFNLGCDVQHTEHVYRVYVSTFLGFGGNFARQRYEELMLNQTRALNRLQGQQTGTSAETPFLDPCLPVGLEDTVEEGGQTLHVRGRGDWQACAQLLHPLLAGVNGSQASLTHTYQAPIDFNNSEFYGFSEFFYCTEDVLRLGGRYHAPSFTRAAQDYCSLSWSVLTQRFQEGLYSPHADQHRVKYQCFKSAWMYQVLHEGFHFPLDYSSLHTAQLVYDREVQWTLGAILYKTRFLPLRDLRQESSRQAHSPWLRLSFVYNHYLFFVCILVVLLAIILYLLRLRRIHRCQLRSAPLNLLWLEEVVLLPGQELGP is encoded by the exons ATGGCCAG AATCAGCATTTCCTGCCTGTGCCCAGCATCATGGCATTTCACTGTGCCCCTGGTGAGCCTGTGTCCCCGTCAGCGACTGGCCCTGCTGGGACTCTTTCTTGGAGTCTGTCTCCTGCTACTCATGGCAGCCACAGATCTGCGCAATtggggctcctctccccccccagacaAGCAGTTTGAGAG gtACCTGGCAAGGGTGGGAGACCTGGAAGCTACAGACACAGAGGACTCAACGCTGAACTACGGGATTGTTGTTGATTGTGGGAGCAGCGGCTCCCGGGTCTTTGTGTATTTCTGGCCACCGCACAATGGGAACCCTCATGACCTGTTGGATGTCAAGCAGATGAGAGACCGGAGCAGCCAGCCCGTTGTCAAGAAAATCAAGCCAG GGATCTCCGTGCTGGCAACAACTCCTGACCAAGCCAGTCACTACATGCGCCCGCTGCTTAGCTTCGCTGCAGCTCATGTGCCGGTAACGAAGCACAAGGAGACTCCGCTCTACATCCTGTGCACGGCGGGCATGAGACTGCTGTCTGAGAG ACAGCAGGCTGCGATCCTGGAGGACTTGGTGAGGAATGTGCCCCTGGAGTTTGATTTCCTTTTCTCCGAGTCGCAAGCTGAAGTGATCTCAGGGAAGCAGGAAG GGGTCTATGCCTGGATTGGGATCAACTTTGTCCTGGGGAGATTCGATCACGAGGAGG AGGAGGATGCGATGATCACTGTGGCCCTGGGGGGTCAGGCAGAGTCCCTGGTGCGGAAGCGGACGGTGGGGATCCTGGACATGGGTGGTGCCTCTCTGCAAATTGCCTATGAGGTGCCCAGCATAGAGACCTTCTCCTCCCCACAGCAG GAGGAGGCTGCCAAGAGCCTGCTGGCGGAGTTCAACCTGGGCTGTGATGTGCAGCACACAGAGCATGTGTACCGTGTCTATGTCAgcaccttcctgggctttggGGGCAACTTCGCACGGCAGCGCTACGAGGAGCTTATGCTGAACCAGACTCGTGCCCTCAACAG GCTGCAGGGCCAGCAGACGGGGACAAGTGCCGAGACACCCTTTCTGGATCCCTGCCTGCCTGTGGGGCTCGAGGACACAGTAGAAGAGGGTGGCCAGACCCTGCATGTCCGAGGGCGAGGAGACTGGCAGGCCTGTGCACAGCTGCTACACCCTCTGCTGGCAGGGGTCAACGGCAGCCAGGCCTCCCTGACCCACACTTACCAggcgcccattgacttcaacaacaGTGAGTTCTACGGCTTCTCTGAGTTCTTCTACTGTACTGAGGACGTGCTGCGTCTTGGGGGCCGCTACCATGCACCCAGCTTCACCCGCGCTGCCCAG GATTACTGCAGCCTGAGCTGGTCAGTGCTGACTCAGCGGTTCCAAGAGGGCCTGTACTCACCACACGCAGACCAGCATCGGGTCAA GTATCAGTGCTTTAAATCTGCCTGGATGTACCAAGTCCTTCATGAGGGTTTCCACTTTCCCCTGGATTACTCCAGCCTGCACACAGCCCAGCTGGTGTACGACCGCGAGGTGCAGTGGACCCTGGGAGCCATTCTCTATAAAACACGGTTTCTGCCACTCAG GGATCTCCGGCAGGAGAGCAGCCGGCAGGCCCACAGCCCCTGGCTCCGCCTCTCCTTCGTTTACAATCACTATCTCTTCTTCGTCTGCATCCTGGTGGTGCTGCTGGCCATCATCCTCTACCTACTGCGGCTGCGCCGCATTCACAGATGCCAGCTGCGCTCAGCTCCGCTCAACCTGCTGTGGCTGGAAGAGGTGGTGCTGTTGCCAGGCCAGGAACTGGGGCCCTAA